Below is a genomic region from Planctomycetota bacterium.
CCAGCACCACGCGGATCGCCGCCGCCAGCGACACGCGGTGGCCGATCGAGACGAAGACCACGCGGCGCCCCGTCCGGGTGCGCACGGCGGCGCCGATCACCTCCCCCCGATCCACGAGCGGCGTCCAGGCGCCCCGCTCCGGCGGCGGCTCTTCATACCGGCCGATGAGGCGCGACTTCGCGCAGCCGATCGAAGGCTGGTCGAGGAGCACGCCCAGATGCGAGGCGATCCCGAAGCGCCGGGGGTGGGCGATCCCCTGTCCGTCCACGATGAGAACGTCCGGCCGCGCCCGCAGTTTCTCCCAGGCTTTCAGAAGCGCGGGAATTTCCCGGAAGGACAGGAGACCCGGGATGTACGGAAAGCGGACCGGCGTCTCGACGGCGACTTCTTCGACGGGCACGAGGTTGCGGGTGACGACCAAAGCGGCCCGGGCGATTCCGGCGCGCTCGCTCACGTCGGCGCCGCCGACCGTGCCGGCCGGGACGTCGCCCTCGCGGACGACGCGGTCGCGCAGGCGGTTCTGGATCTCGACCGCTTCGGCCGCCGTCAGGGGCACTCGAAACCGTCGGCGCGCTTCCATGATCCGTCGCTCTCCAGCATCAGCACGTCGCACGTCAGCCGCCCGCCGTCGGCGTGGAAGCGGAGGTAGTGAAACCCCCGGTAGGCGGGGCCGCGGAACTCGTCGCGATAGCGGGGTTTTTCGATATCGACCGGAGTGAGGGGCGCCCCTCCGCCCCCCGAGACGACGAACTGGACGCCGTCGCGGACGAAACGCTCGTAGGAATGAACGTGTCCGGCGATGAAGGCTTTCACCTTGGGGGTGAGCCGCCGGACGAAGCGCTCCTGCACGTCGCGGTCGTCCCCGTGGACGACGGAGTTCGTGTAGGGCGGGTGGTGGCAGGTGACCAGGACGTGGCGGATCGCGGGATCCGCCTCCGCGGCGGCCAGGCGGCGGGAGAGCCACTCGTCCTGCCGGTCGGCTTCGCCGGGAAGAAGGTCGCCGAAGTTGGAGTCCAGGACCAGGACGAGGACGGGCGGAAAGCGGATTTCGTACCACTTGCGCCCTTCGAGGTGGGGGAAGAACGAGAAGTAGTAAGCCAGGGCCCGCTCGTTGTCCCCGTAGTACTCGTGGTTGCCCAGGCCGGCGTAGTAGGGAATCTTCCGGGAGAAGATCGGGCGGTTTTCCTCGTAGAAGGATCGCCAGTCGTCGGGGTCGGAGCCGTGGCCGACGAGGTCTCCGGTGTTGAGGACGAAGGCGGGCTTTTCGGCGGCGATGGCTTCGATGACCCGGAGGCGCTCCCGGTCGTAGCGTTTCCGCCAGAACTCGGCGGCCAGGGTCTTGCGG
It encodes:
- the nfi gene encoding deoxyribonuclease V (cleaves DNA at apurinic or apyrimidinic sites), which gives rise to MEARRRFRVPLTAAEAVEIQNRLRDRVVREGDVPAGTVGGADVSERAGIARAALVVTRNLVPVEEVAVETPVRFPYIPGLLSFREIPALLKAWEKLRARPDVLIVDGQGIAHPRRFGIASHLGVLLDQPSIGCAKSRLIGRYEEPPPERGAWTPLVDRGEVIGAAVRTRTGRRVVFVSIGHRVSLAAAIRVVLDCTPRYRLPEPQRLADRLSRSAQAAALGRRLRREPPRRGLA
- a CDS encoding metallophosphoesterase produces the protein MRARYCATFLGTALFAAAGFLALSCAAPELETPLPSYDARLAEGAAGPFVIFGDSRKTLAAEFWRKRYDRERLRVIEAIAAEKPAFVLNTGDLVGHGSDPDDWRSFYEENRPIFSRKIPYYAGLGNHEYYGDNERALAYYFSFFPHLEGRKWYEIRFPPVLVLVLDSNFGDLLPGEADRQDEWLSRRLAAAEADPAIRHVLVTCHHPPYTNSVVHGDDRDVQERFVRRLTPKVKAFIAGHVHSYERFVRDGVQFVVSGGGGAPLTPVDIEKPRYRDEFRGPAYRGFHYLRFHADGGRLTCDVLMLESDGSWKRADGFECP